A single Gadus macrocephalus chromosome 22, ASM3116895v1 DNA region contains:
- the LOC132451323 gene encoding uncharacterized protein LOC132451323 isoform X1, giving the protein MNWPAGMSFGINLGSLLVFLLQAEHVNSLWVPHVPPNVGPSPWGRDETRLGGYPQNQFRQDAIAASPPWSPSIHSQAGVNSALRQELSRRRNYPVAVTPSSAESKHNSIVLRPRTLQLSAFPKPRSNPPSAHHRSRQDKRGGDFVLSDAIASGTAIHNGKSSSAGSVRDSIDRKAPAVTKRLMDTPRRPTGELLLSPSKDRFAAAVTPTTLSSSNSGPRAVVPIRTGVNVSPQLSSAAAASAGPEKPTRAGAKVAGHMVRRRPSFRSSKNYHLPELVKAYGKSAPGTESSNSELSVYQRAGPDRNAPPRSFLTGGKRTANLFAPTKVQTIPIRFGGIPIQRLRDPLKNGGTGVVSRPQATNSAPLQKTVFYSQRANYLHNQR; this is encoded by the exons ATGAATTGGCCAGCAGGAATGTCTTTTGGAATTAATTTGGG GTCCCTTCTGGTTTTCCTCCTACAAGCGGAGCATGTCAACAGTTTATGGGTCCCTCATG TCCCCCCAAATGTTGGCCCTTCTCCGTGGGGACGTGATGAAACGAGGCTTGGCGGCTACCCCCAGAATCAATTCAGACAAGACGCCATAGCTGCGAGCCCTCCCTGGAGTCCGTCCATCCACAGCCAGGCGGGAGTGAACAGTGCCTTGCGACAGGAACTCTCACGGAGACGCAATTACCCAGTAGCCGTAACCCCCAGTTCCGCCGAGTCCAAGCATAACTCCATCGTTCTAAGGCCCAGAACACTACAGCTGTCAGCTTTCCCGAAACCGAGGTCAAACCCACCGAGCGCTCATCACAGGAGCCGTCAAGACAAGCGGGGGGGAGATTTCGTACTCTCTGACGCCATCGCTAGCGGGACTGCTATCCACAATGGTAAGAGCTCGTCTGCTGGCTCCGTGCGTGACTCTATTGATAGAAAAGCACCCGCTGTTACCAAGCGGTTGATGGATACACCACGTAGGCCTACTGGAGAGCTGCTTCTGAGTCCTTCTAAGGATCGCTTTGCCGCTGCAGTGACTCCCACCACACTTTCATCCTCCAACTCTGGTCCGCGTGCGGTGGTTCCCATCAGGACCGGTGTCAACGTGTCGCCTCAGCTGtcttccgccgccgccgcgagcgCCGGCCCCGAAAAGCCCACACGGGCGGGTGCCAAGGTCGCCGGCCACATGGTCAGACGGCGTCCCTCGTTTCGGTCTTCCAAGAACTACCACCTTCCAGAATTGGTAAAGGCCTACGGCAAGTCTGCACCGGGAACCGAGTCGTCAAACTCGGAGCTGTCGGTGTATCAAAGGGCTGGTCCGGACAGAAACGCACCCCCTCGAAGCTTCCTGACTGGTGGGAAGAGGACGGCTAACTTATTTGCGCCAACCAAGGTCCAGACGATCCCGATACGCTTTGGCGGCATCCCTATTCAGCGGTTGAGAGACCCACTTAAAAATGGCGGCACCGGCGTCGTGTCTCGGCCACAGGCGACCAACTCGGCCCCGCTGCAGAAGACTGTCTTTTATTCTCAAAGGGCAAACTACTTGCACAACCAAAGATGA
- the LOC132451323 gene encoding keratinocyte differentiation factor 1-like isoform X2, protein MPTSGNGSGRHLSEPRCSIEDHDPSLLSNQNNNYQERSVDPPENLPKDNRRKDSTLPHRAHLKYSDGQADETVGFITVANEPGGGACSCGRCRSLVCRVLTCGLYGVCQRTLCAPCLTAPPTQPENKERTKEEEEEYRDEPAWLEDVHLDGVKVDFQRSAPDIEREAPSSSNVRPAGPKPPQPPDKTSRRSYDSIDWEEEEEEEVAYGGEGVDALITKKLLALYTEYQIEELARCTTDSLFLRKSTEIHQLINSLAVEHQMDEQEAEGRLVRGIIRISTRRSKKGRRPHDAVSERTLSDSGNETMRNSDSCSNNNDYKSSPNFQISDVTHSDMYARNMRRNNSDGRSVPYSDTMLSSGVSVARTSVRT, encoded by the exons ATGCCCACCAGCGGCAATGGCAGCGGGAGGCACTTATCAGAGCCCCGCTGCTCCATAGAGGATCACGACCCTTCGTTGCTGAGCAACCAGAACAATAACTACCAGGAGCGCAGCGTTGACCCGCCAGAAAACCTCCCTAAGGACAACCGGAGAAAGGACTCCACCCTTCCCCATAGAGCCCACCTGAAGTACTCCGACGGGCAAGCTGACGAGACGGTCGGCTTCATCACCGTCGCCAACGAgcccgggggcggggcttgcTCCTGCGGGCGCTGCCGGAGCCTGGTGTGCAGGGTCCTGACCTGCGGCCTGTACGGGGTCTGCCAGCGCACCCTCTGTGCGCCTTGCTTGACCGCCCCTCCCACCCAACCCGAGAACAAGGAGCGCActaaggaagaggaggaggagtaccgCGATGAGCCGGcctggctggaagacgtccacCTCGACGGGGTCAAAGTGGACTTTCAGCGAAGCGCTCCTGACATTGAGCGGGAGGCGCCCTCTTCCTCCAACGTCCGCCCGGCCGGCCCCAAGCCGCCCCAGCCGCCGGACAAGACCAGCCGCCGGTCGTACGACTCCAtcgactgggaggaggaggaggaggaggaggtggcgtaCGGCGGCGAGGGCGTGGACGCCCTCATCACCAAGAAGCTGCTGGCGCTCTACACGGAGTACCAGATCGAGGAGCTGGCCCGCTGCACCACCGACTCGCTGTTCCTGCGCAAGTCCACGGAGATCCACCAGCTCATCAACTCCCTGGCGGTGGAGCACCAGATGGACGAGCAGGAGGCGGAGGGCCGGCTGGTGAGGGGAATCATCCGCATCAGCACGCGCCGCAGCAAGAAGGGCAGGCGGCCGCACGATGCGGTGAGCGAGAGGACGCTGTCGGACAGCGGCAACGAGACCATGCGGAACAGCGACTCTTGCAGCAACAACA ATGACTACAAATCAAGTCCTAACTTCCAGATATCAGATGTCACACATTCGGACATGTATGCCAGGAATATGAGGAGGAACAACAGTGATg GTCGCTCTGTTCCATACTCAGACACCATGTTATCATCAGGTGTCTCAGTCGCTCGCACCTCCGTGAGGACGTGA